A window of Apium graveolens cultivar Ventura chromosome 8, ASM990537v1, whole genome shotgun sequence contains these coding sequences:
- the LOC141680779 gene encoding uncharacterized protein LOC141680779 gives MSPHSFDQDRPERVINGPRPSPLQINKHSNVIQKSAQYHRKLPVIVYVRSPKIIHTRPSEFMALVQKLTGFMHQTDDAVPNDRDVNESSTSDDQNLKLNKDISISDICYEKKGLCSNAAEEKYDENGDVREASSSVPPTPRSRNRTLLQDFPLYTPNYSADHVLRFSDMGYQSPNIGNVLMHSPSLWKS, from the coding sequence ATGAGCCCTCATTCTTTCGATCAAGATAGACCAGAAAGGGTGATCAATGGACCACGTCCCTCGCCTTTGCAGATCAACAAGCATTCGAATGTCATACAAAAATCAGCCCAATACCATCGAAAGCTTCCTGTGATAGTTTACGTACGTTCTCCCAAGATCATCCACACGCGGCCTAGTGAATTTATGGCGTTGGTGCAAAAGCTTACCGGCTTTATGCACCAAACTGATGATGCAGTACCCAATGATCGTGATGTAAACGAGTCATCTACTTCTGATGATCAAAACTTGAAATTAAATAAAGATATTTCAATTAGTGATATTTGCTACGAGAAAAAAGGATTGTGTTCGAATGCTGCAGAGGAGAAGTATGATGAAAATGGTGATGTTAGGGAGGCTTCTTCCTCTGTTCCTCCTACACCTCGATCACGCAATCGTACATTATTGCAAGATTTTCCTTTATACACACCTAATTATTCTGCTGATCATGTTTTGAGATTTTCGGACATGGGATATCAATCTCCGAACATTGGTAATGTTCTTATGCATTCTCCTTCTTTATGGAAGTCATGA